From one Salmo salar chromosome ssa09, Ssal_v3.1, whole genome shotgun sequence genomic stretch:
- the LOC106613141 gene encoding amyloid beta precursor protein binding family B member 1 isoform X4, whose protein sequence is MGGHDDDDVSYHVANNQHQDEVLKNKLNDSGLWSDQESTDGNNAKWVKEGKNQLRKVAEKHQDQDQNGNQEDFSPHNTNEEEQTKSPKTAKTLGLKEEESNTILKEPLLINTLVSAEDKDGEGEEDNKEKEDSSEADEEACSLIEEERESEQRNAEAEREGSGVARNPCLLFSNVNGTPSDEETNWSALSQESTVESPPNENKESFWDSEAFEADTDLPSGWMRVRDTSGTYYWHIPTGTTQWEPPSPLDKVGDSMMSSSMSLETTPCEEEPEETWGHLSNPDEGTSDGELWKEGEVASDQSLKEFEGATLRYASINLNCSQSEEEEKLDPHGTDLEAKYFAVRSLGWVEMSEEDMAPGKSSVAVNNCIRQLSYHKHNLHDTAGIWGEGKDMLMVLQNDTMNLIDPLGQTLLHSQPIASIRVWGVGRDNGRERDFAYVARDNLTQVLKCHVFRCDSPAKNIATSLHEMCSRIMTERKLSKPFLSRYNYDQCKPMEIPAQEFPVPKNENFQRFLVYYLGNVPVSKPVGKGRMGVETINDALAAAMNSTRKQDWTPVSVNVAPATLTILTRETEAVLSECRVRFLSFMGVGKDVHTFAFIMVEGPGDFICHMFWCEPNAASLSEAVQAACMLRYQKCLDARPPSLGSCLPTPPADSVARRVRMGVQSLLGSFKQYRSGSQSP, encoded by the exons ATGGGTGGCCATGATGATGATGACGTATCTTATCATGTAGCCAACAACCAACATCAAGATGAAGTGCTGAAAAACAAATTGAATGACAGCGGCCTTTGGAGTGACCAAGAATCCACAGACGGCAACAATGCTAAGTgggtcaaggagggcaagaaCCAACTGAGGAAAGTAGCTGAGAAACATCAGGACCAGGACCAGAATGGGAACCAGGAGGACTTCTCCCCTCATAACACCAACGAGGAGGAGCAGACCAAATCTCCCAAGACCGCCAAGACCCTGGGCCTGAAGGAAGAAGAGTCCAATACCATCCTGAAAGAGCCACTACTCATCAACACCCTGGTGTCTGCAGAGGATAAAGATGGTGAGGGCGAAGAAGACAACAAAGAGAAGGAAGATTCATCTGAGGCAGATGAAGAGGCCTGCAGTCttatagaggaagagagggagtccGAGCAGAGGAATGCGGAGGCTGAAAGAGAGGGAAGTGGGGTGGCTAGAAATCCCTGTCTGCTGTTCTCTAATGTGAATGGAACACCAAGTGATGAAGAAACCAACTGGTCAGCACTGTCTCAGGAAAGCACTGTTGAAAGCCCTCCAAATGAAAACAAAG AGTCCTTCTGGGACTCGGAGGCCTTTGAGGCAGACACAGACCTACCCTCTGGGTGGATGCGGGTTCGAGACACCTCAGGTACCTATTACTGGCACATCCCAACTGGCACTACTCAGTGGGAGCCCCCCTCCCCTCTGGACAAGGTGGGAGACTCCATGATGTCCTCCAGTATGTCCCTGGAGACAACACCCTGTGAGGAAGAGCCAGAG GAAACATGGGGCCACCTCTCTAACCCAGATGAAGGGACTAGTGATGGAGAGCTGTGGAAG GAGGGAGAGGTGGCATCTGACCAGAGCCTGAAGGAATTTGAAGGGGCAACCCTGCGCTATGCATCCATCAACCTCAA CTGTTCCCAATCCGAGGAAGAAGAGAAACTTGATCCCCATGGCACTGACCTGGAGGCTAAG TATTTTGCTGTGCGCTCTCTGGGCTGGGTGGAGATGTCTGAAGAGGACATGGCACCGGGAAAGAGCAGCGTGGCTGTCAACAACTGCATCAGACAGCTGTCCTACCACAAACACAACCTCCACGACACTGCTGGCATTTGGGGAGAG GGTAAGGACATGCTGATGGTCCTGCAGAATGACACTATGAATCTGATCGACCCACTGGGACAGACTCTGCTGCACTCCCAACCCATCGCCAGCATCCGCGTGTGGGGCGTGGGCCGAGACAACGGCAG GGAAAG AGACTTTGCTTATGTAGCGCGAGACAACCTGACCCAGGTCCTCAAGTGTCACGTGTTTCGCTGTGACTCACCTGCCAAGAACATCGCCACCAGTCTGCATGAGATGTGTTCCAGG ataaTGACAGAAAGGAAGCTGTCCAAGCCATTTCTGAGCAGGTACAATTATGACCAGTGCAAACCCATGGAGATTCCTGCTCAAG AGTTTCCCGTTCCAAAAAATGAGAATTTCCAACGTTTCCTTGTGTATTACCTTGGTAACGTACCTGTGTCCAAGCCTGTAGGTAAGGGACGCATGG GTGTGGAAACAATCAATGATGCTTTGGCGGCTGCAATGAACAGCACAAGGAAGCAGGATTGGACCCCCGTCTCGGTCAACGTGGCCCCTGCCACTCTCACCATCCTCACCAGAGAG ACTGAGGCGGTTTTGTCAGAGTGCCGGGTGCGGTTCCTGTCTTTCATGGGTGTGGGGAAGGACGTCCACACCTTTGCCTTCATCATGGTCGAGGGCCCCGGGGACTTCATCTGTCACATGTTCTGGTGTGAGCCCAACGCTGCCAGCCTGAGTGAGGCGGTGCAGGCCGCCTGCATG CTGCGCTACCAGAAGTGTCTGGACGCGAGGCCTCCCAGCCTGGGCTCCTGCCTGCCCACTCCCCCTGCTGACTCCGTGGCCCGCCGGGTCAGGATGGGGGTCCAGAGTCTGCTGGGAAGCTTCAAGCAGTACAGGTCAGGGTCCCAGTCCCCCTGA